A genome region from Schaalia sp. 19OD2882 includes the following:
- a CDS encoding ROK family protein → MTTHYVLALDIGGTKIAAGHVPVSGEPRVVGGTSVPTDAMRGGAAVLASIVDLVTGMLERAPGRVMAIGIGSAGVADPATGWITSATGTMPGWGGTPLGPTLQEATGLPVHLLGDVWAHALGEHLLGAGRGHSSCLAVGIGTGIGGAMVEGGRVHTGAHNVAGHVGHLPHVLAEGRKCSCGRIGHVEPIASGTGIAREYLRLTAEEVDGRTVDERAEAGDSAAVRVVEAAGRALGETIGALANVLDPAIIVLSGSVTRSGRTWWQAVRGGYAAQAMNPVAATPIVVGELGGHAPLLGAALGTGIVTVPGEHVSTT, encoded by the coding sequence GTGACCACGCACTACGTCCTCGCCCTGGACATCGGCGGGACCAAGATCGCCGCCGGCCACGTGCCTGTCTCCGGCGAGCCGCGCGTCGTGGGAGGAACTTCGGTGCCCACCGACGCCATGCGGGGAGGCGCAGCCGTCCTTGCGAGCATCGTCGACCTCGTCACGGGGATGCTTGAACGGGCGCCGGGCAGAGTCATGGCCATCGGCATCGGATCGGCCGGAGTGGCCGACCCCGCCACCGGGTGGATCACCTCCGCCACAGGAACCATGCCCGGCTGGGGAGGCACCCCCCTTGGGCCGACATTGCAGGAAGCCACGGGCCTGCCTGTGCACCTCCTCGGTGACGTGTGGGCCCACGCCCTCGGGGAACATCTCCTCGGCGCCGGGCGGGGGCACTCGTCCTGCTTGGCCGTGGGGATCGGCACCGGCATCGGTGGGGCCATGGTCGAGGGCGGCCGCGTCCACACCGGCGCCCACAATGTGGCCGGGCACGTCGGACACCTGCCGCACGTCCTGGCCGAAGGTCGGAAATGCTCCTGCGGGCGCATCGGACACGTGGAGCCCATCGCCTCCGGCACGGGCATCGCCCGGGAGTACCTCCGCCTGACCGCCGAAGAGGTTGACGGGCGCACGGTCGACGAGCGCGCGGAAGCGGGGGACAGCGCCGCCGTGAGGGTGGTCGAAGCCGCAGGACGGGCGCTGGGTGAGACCATCGGCGCCTTGGCGAATGTCCTGGACCCGGCGATCATCGTCCTGTCCGGCTCGGTCACCCGTTCCGGACGGACCTGGTGGCAGGCGGTGCGCGGCGGATACGCCGCCCAGGCAATGAACCCTGTGGCCGCAACCCCCATCGTCGTGGGCGAACTCGGCGGTCACGCCCCACTGCTCGGTGCGGCGCTCGGTACCGGCATCGTCACCGTGCCGGGCGAACACGTCTCGACGACCTGA
- a CDS encoding NAD kinase: protein MTRTVMLVRHEKRPDTHEPALIARRELEACGVRVVDQTHDSTIDVVLALGGDGTMLAAVALARRSAAPVLGVNLGHMGFLAEDPDNGIPDIARRIAKGEFTVDERMTLDVDIHLPDGSVVHDWALNEAVLIHTDVAHPVHMLLGIDGQAVSTYGADGMILATPTGSTAYSFSAGGPVVWPDTEAVLIAPLAAHGLFTRPLVVGPSSRIEVEVLEDTWVAPEVWCDGLRATRTPAGSRVVATVGTHPAHLVRLDETPFSTRLVHKFHLPVRGWRAGDARRPS from the coding sequence ATGACACGAACGGTCATGCTTGTTCGACACGAGAAGCGTCCTGACACCCACGAGCCGGCACTCATCGCTCGACGCGAACTCGAAGCGTGTGGCGTGAGAGTCGTCGACCAGACACACGACTCCACCATCGACGTCGTCCTCGCCCTGGGTGGTGACGGGACGATGCTTGCCGCCGTGGCACTTGCGAGACGCTCGGCCGCTCCCGTCCTCGGCGTGAATCTCGGTCACATGGGATTCCTGGCCGAAGACCCGGACAACGGCATCCCCGACATTGCGCGTCGGATCGCCAAGGGCGAGTTCACCGTCGACGAACGCATGACCCTGGACGTGGACATCCACCTTCCCGACGGCTCGGTGGTCCACGACTGGGCCCTCAACGAAGCAGTGCTCATCCACACTGATGTGGCCCACCCCGTCCACATGCTGCTGGGCATCGACGGACAGGCGGTGTCGACCTATGGCGCCGACGGAATGATCCTGGCGACTCCGACAGGTTCGACCGCGTACTCCTTCAGTGCCGGGGGACCCGTGGTCTGGCCGGACACGGAAGCCGTGCTCATCGCCCCCCTGGCAGCGCATGGCCTGTTCACCCGCCCCCTCGTGGTCGGACCCTCCTCCCGCATCGAGGTCGAGGTCCTGGAGGACACGTGGGTGGCGCCCGAAGTGTGGTGCGACGGCCTTCGGGCGACCAGGACGCCCGCCGGTTCGCGAGTCGTCGCGACCGTCGGGACCCACCCGGCGCACCTGGTCCGACTGGACGAGACCCCCTTCTCCACTCGACTGGTGCACAAGTTCCACCTTCCGGTGCGTGGATGGCGGGCCGGGGACGCGAGGCGCCCGTCATGA
- a CDS encoding TlyA family RNA methyltransferase: MRLRRIDSELVRRGLARSRTHAQELVSSGRVLLDGEQVLKPARQMDPAQAIVLREADQVDYVSRGAHKLAGALDALGESAPEVCGRRCLDAGASTGGFTDVLLRRGAAHVVAADVGYGQLAWRLQSDPRVEVRDRTNVRTLRAGDIEPPPELVVGDLSFISLTLVLPALVAVAAPQADFLLMVKPQFEIGKERLGHGGVVRDPAQHVETVEVVARRAMDLGLAIAAVEASPLPGPAGNVEYFLHMRADHPRAIIDTDLHSRILDAVERGPAGEGM; encoded by the coding sequence GTGAGACTCCGACGAATCGACTCCGAACTGGTCAGGCGCGGCCTTGCACGATCGCGCACCCACGCGCAGGAGCTCGTCTCCTCCGGGCGGGTGCTCCTCGACGGTGAACAGGTGCTCAAACCCGCACGCCAGATGGACCCCGCCCAAGCCATCGTCCTGCGCGAGGCAGACCAGGTCGACTACGTTTCTCGTGGCGCCCACAAGCTTGCCGGAGCCCTGGACGCCTTGGGCGAATCCGCCCCCGAGGTGTGTGGGCGTCGCTGCCTGGACGCGGGCGCGTCAACCGGAGGTTTCACCGATGTGCTCCTGCGAAGGGGCGCCGCCCATGTCGTTGCTGCGGATGTCGGCTACGGCCAGTTGGCGTGGCGGCTGCAGAGCGACCCGAGGGTCGAAGTGCGTGACCGGACCAATGTGCGCACCCTGCGCGCGGGGGACATCGAACCTCCACCCGAATTGGTCGTCGGAGATCTCTCGTTCATCTCCTTGACATTGGTCCTGCCGGCCCTGGTCGCAGTGGCCGCGCCGCAGGCCGACTTCCTCCTCATGGTCAAACCCCAGTTCGAGATCGGCAAGGAGCGGCTGGGCCACGGGGGAGTGGTCCGCGACCCGGCACAGCACGTGGAGACCGTTGAGGTCGTCGCGCGGCGCGCCATGGACCTGGGACTGGCGATCGCCGCCGTGGAAGCTTCGCCGCTTCCCGGTCCCGCCGGCAATGTCGAATACTTCCTCCACATGCGGGCGGACCATCCGCGCGCCATCATCGACACCGACCTGCACAGCCGCATCCTCGACGCCGTCGAGCGCGGTCCCGCCGGAGAAGGGATGTGA
- a CDS encoding DUF4862 family protein — MLTTPFVVGAYAAETDPRDTWYRALADLEWVRGIEIPWPGDLDERAHLLGAWVPKHWDSCVITAIPGTMVRMGPDPERGLASPSAQGRGRALADMRELREGLSRLNEAVGGPVARWIHVHSAPREIASAAAFEDSLGEILSWDWSGATPVVEHCDRWVPGQAPQKGFLSVEDEVAVAATVGTGVSLNWGRSALEERRAGVVPEHVRTVVEGGALRGLMFSGAGPGDCALGAAWEDLHLPMHEDEPASAMDAAAVGESIRALSGAKPEYVGAKIQAVPGWDVEDRVAAVTRIRRAVLAGASEEMQ; from the coding sequence GTGCTCACCACACCATTCGTCGTCGGTGCCTACGCCGCCGAGACGGATCCACGCGACACCTGGTACCGGGCACTTGCGGACCTGGAGTGGGTGCGCGGCATCGAGATCCCCTGGCCGGGGGACCTTGACGAGCGCGCCCACCTTCTCGGAGCTTGGGTCCCGAAGCACTGGGACTCCTGCGTCATCACCGCGATCCCCGGAACCATGGTCCGTATGGGCCCGGACCCGGAGCGCGGCCTGGCTTCGCCCTCGGCACAAGGACGAGGGCGGGCCCTGGCCGACATGCGGGAACTCCGCGAGGGACTTTCCCGTCTGAACGAGGCCGTGGGGGGCCCTGTGGCCCGCTGGATCCATGTCCACTCCGCCCCGCGCGAGATCGCCTCGGCGGCCGCCTTCGAGGACTCCCTCGGTGAGATCCTCAGCTGGGACTGGTCGGGCGCCACCCCCGTCGTCGAGCACTGTGACCGTTGGGTCCCGGGACAGGCACCTCAGAAGGGGTTCCTCAGTGTCGAGGACGAAGTCGCCGTTGCCGCGACGGTGGGTACCGGCGTCAGCCTCAACTGGGGCCGCAGCGCCTTGGAGGAGCGACGCGCGGGTGTGGTCCCCGAGCACGTGCGCACCGTCGTCGAGGGCGGTGCCCTGCGCGGCCTCATGTTCTCCGGTGCCGGCCCCGGGGACTGCGCACTGGGCGCCGCGTGGGAAGACCTGCACCTGCCCATGCACGAGGACGAGCCCGCATCCGCCATGGACGCCGCCGCCGTGGGGGAGAGCATCCGCGCTCTGAGTGGTGCGAAGCCCGAGTACGTGGGGGCCAAGATCCAGGCCGTGCCCGGATGGGACGTCGAGGACCGTGTCGCTGCGGTGACGCGGATCCGCCGGGCCGTCCTGGCAGGGGCCAGTGAGGAGATGCAGTGA
- the steA gene encoding putative cytokinetic ring protein SteA codes for MNANETKPDAGGDGVLRGKVRVDEKTRRVATRLEPGEIAVIDQPDLDRAAAEALVEARPVAVLNAAVSSTGRHPVLGPVILHEAGILLVDDLGADLMGLREGDEVEIRGDEVWSGGVLIASRGDGAADPEHSPEVVSSRMIRTQVASFAASIDDYLSQDGHTVFEGRGVPTMSVSVKDRVVLLVVDSPSARAQLTDLKPWIRDSDPVVVAVEGGATHARRAGLKPTVVVGDMDLVPEKILRCGAQLIVRSGRDGVAPGLERLERMGLAHDVIEVSGSAEDAATLVAAHSRPTAIVTVGESHSLQDYLDRGRGAMAPSFFTRLSAQDLLVPATAVIATYRPRVRVGAFVVLALAALVATGAALWSTPWGHDLLSPATSALADLLRAWWPGTPTT; via the coding sequence GTGAATGCCAACGAGACGAAGCCCGATGCGGGCGGGGACGGGGTCCTGCGCGGCAAGGTGAGGGTCGACGAGAAGACCCGCCGGGTCGCCACTCGACTCGAACCTGGAGAGATCGCCGTCATCGACCAGCCGGACCTGGACCGGGCCGCCGCTGAAGCGCTCGTCGAGGCGCGCCCGGTTGCCGTCCTCAATGCGGCGGTGTCCTCGACCGGGCGGCATCCGGTCCTCGGGCCGGTCATCCTGCACGAGGCCGGAATCCTGCTGGTGGACGACCTGGGAGCAGACCTCATGGGTCTGCGTGAAGGCGACGAGGTCGAGATCCGAGGCGACGAGGTCTGGTCGGGCGGGGTTCTGATCGCCAGCAGGGGAGACGGCGCTGCAGATCCCGAACACAGCCCAGAGGTGGTCTCCAGCCGGATGATCCGCACCCAGGTGGCCTCTTTCGCGGCCTCCATCGACGACTACCTGTCCCAGGACGGGCACACCGTCTTCGAGGGACGGGGTGTTCCCACGATGTCCGTGAGTGTGAAGGACCGAGTCGTCCTTCTCGTCGTCGACTCGCCCTCGGCCCGCGCCCAACTCACGGATCTCAAACCGTGGATCCGGGACTCCGATCCCGTCGTGGTCGCCGTTGAAGGTGGGGCCACCCATGCGCGGCGGGCGGGTCTGAAGCCGACGGTCGTCGTGGGTGACATGGACCTGGTGCCGGAGAAGATCCTTCGCTGCGGTGCCCAGCTGATCGTGCGCTCCGGCAGGGACGGTGTCGCCCCTGGTCTGGAGCGTCTGGAACGCATGGGGCTGGCACATGACGTCATCGAGGTCTCCGGCAGCGCCGAGGACGCCGCGACCCTGGTCGCCGCGCACTCGCGCCCCACGGCAATCGTCACCGTGGGGGAGAGCCATTCCTTGCAGGACTACTTGGACCGAGGGCGGGGAGCGATGGCCCCTTCCTTCTTCACTCGTTTGAGCGCCCAGGACCTGCTGGTGCCGGCCACGGCCGTCATCGCCACGTACAGGCCGCGGGTGCGGGTCGGCGCTTTCGTTGTCCTTGCCCTGGCGGCCCTGGTGGCCACGGGCGCTGCCCTGTGGTCCACCCCGTGGGGCCACGATCTGCTGTCCCCGGCAACTTCTGCCCTCGCCGACCTCCTCCGGGCCTGGTGGCCCGGCACTCCGACCACCTGA
- the recN gene encoding DNA repair protein RecN translates to MIHSIDISGLGVIESASLEFGPGLTVLTGETGAGKTMVLTSLKLLLGGRADPGWVRRGASRASVDGVVDATADLAARVEDLGGVVEDGEVVVSRTVQGQGRSRAHVGGRAVPASVLGDLIGSLVTIHGQSDQLRLASTQVQRETLDAFGGAAHSELRADYAAAWSDAVASKRRLDALEQDADARQERVRHLREVTDAIAALDPKEGEEEDLRDEAERLTNIQDLRAATAEGLAQLTGDEDDDGALDLARRALEGLRGATRFDRSLEEVVSALNSAVLDLDSAAEDMRHHLEGLDADPERLGHVQERRAQLRKLMDGRAGDVAELLAWNREALAELADLTAAESDPAALRERLAEDQRRVLAIGAELSKARAALAREICQRIDAELAGLSMPDARFTVELEPTKPTPHGLEEVRMLLQPHPNAPARPLGQGASGGELSRVMLAIEVVLGSDGQARTYVFDEVDAGIGGRVATEVAARLARLAQGRQVLVVTHLAQVAAFADTHLVVDKADGTTTVRSVEGNHRVAELARMMGGDPDSPAARRHAAELLAGAVPQSAG, encoded by the coding sequence ATGATTCACTCCATCGACATATCCGGACTCGGAGTCATCGAATCCGCATCCTTGGAATTCGGCCCGGGCCTGACTGTCCTGACCGGTGAGACCGGCGCCGGCAAGACTATGGTGCTCACCTCACTCAAATTGCTGCTCGGAGGACGAGCCGACCCCGGATGGGTGCGTCGCGGGGCAAGCCGCGCCAGTGTCGACGGAGTGGTGGATGCGACCGCGGACCTGGCGGCGCGTGTGGAGGACCTCGGCGGTGTGGTCGAGGACGGTGAAGTGGTCGTCTCGCGCACAGTCCAAGGACAAGGACGCTCCCGGGCGCATGTGGGCGGCAGGGCCGTACCGGCCTCGGTCCTGGGAGACCTCATTGGCTCACTGGTGACGATCCACGGACAGTCCGACCAATTGCGCTTGGCCTCCACGCAGGTCCAACGCGAGACGCTGGACGCATTCGGAGGAGCAGCCCACTCGGAACTGCGCGCCGACTACGCGGCCGCATGGTCCGACGCCGTGGCGTCGAAGAGGCGACTCGACGCCCTCGAACAGGACGCCGACGCACGCCAGGAACGGGTGCGACACCTGCGGGAAGTCACCGACGCGATCGCCGCCCTCGACCCGAAGGAGGGGGAGGAGGAAGACCTGCGCGATGAGGCCGAGCGTCTGACCAACATCCAGGACCTGCGTGCCGCCACGGCCGAAGGACTCGCGCAACTGACCGGAGACGAGGACGACGACGGTGCTCTGGACCTCGCCAGGCGCGCCCTCGAAGGTCTGCGTGGAGCCACTCGATTCGACCGTTCCCTGGAAGAGGTGGTCTCCGCCCTCAACTCCGCCGTCCTCGACCTCGACTCCGCCGCCGAGGACATGCGGCACCACCTGGAAGGTCTGGACGCGGATCCCGAACGCTTGGGCCACGTTCAGGAGCGCCGCGCCCAACTGCGCAAGCTCATGGACGGGCGGGCCGGCGACGTGGCCGAGCTTCTCGCGTGGAACCGGGAGGCGCTGGCAGAACTTGCCGACCTCACCGCAGCCGAATCGGATCCCGCGGCCCTTCGCGAGCGCCTCGCCGAGGACCAACGACGTGTCCTGGCCATCGGAGCGGAACTGTCCAAGGCTCGGGCGGCCCTCGCACGCGAGATCTGCCAGCGGATCGATGCCGAATTGGCGGGACTGTCGATGCCGGACGCCCGTTTCACCGTCGAACTGGAGCCCACCAAACCCACGCCCCACGGGCTGGAAGAGGTCCGGATGCTCCTGCAACCCCACCCGAACGCACCCGCCAGGCCACTTGGACAGGGGGCGTCGGGAGGCGAACTCTCCCGGGTGATGCTCGCCATCGAAGTGGTGCTCGGCTCGGACGGACAGGCTCGCACCTACGTCTTCGACGAGGTGGACGCCGGCATCGGCGGCCGAGTGGCCACAGAGGTGGCAGCGCGCCTGGCACGGCTTGCCCAAGGACGACAGGTTCTCGTCGTCACGCACCTGGCGCAGGTCGCCGCATTCGCCGACACACACCTCGTCGTCGACAAGGCGGACGGCACCACGACAGTGCGTTCCGTCGAGGGCAACCATCGGGTCGCCGAACTCGCGCGAATGATGGGTGGGGATCCCGACTCCCCGGCGGCGCGCCGTCACGCTGCCGAGTTGCTGGCAGGGGCCGTGCCACAATCGGCAGGGTGA
- the tyrS gene encoding tyrosine--tRNA ligase: MTDILDELQWRGLLAQHTDIDALREHLSNGPVTFYCGFDPTAPSLHHGHLVQVLVMRHLQLAGHRPLALVGGATGQIGDPRQSGERQLQPTEVVAGWTERLREQISHFLSFEGDNAAVMVNNLDWTSQMSAIDLLRGVGKHFRIGTMLAKDIVARRLASDEGISYTEFSYQVLQANDYLELFRRHGCTLETGGNDQWGNMIGGVDLIRKVEGASTHVMTTPIITKADGTKFGKSEGGAIWLDPDMFSPYAFYQFWLQVADEDVVRFLKIFTFLSREQIGQLEVEVAERPFARAAQKALAAEMTRMVHGPDQLSRVLAATQALWGSGDLRALDEATLTAAVADLPRATVRLGEGTVVDALVDAGIEKGRGAARRTVASGGAYLNNVKVTDEDAPIGAADALAGSLALVRKGRRTLFVVELV, from the coding sequence GTGACCGACATCCTGGACGAACTCCAGTGGCGCGGCCTCCTGGCCCAACACACCGACATCGATGCCTTGCGTGAGCACCTGTCGAATGGTCCGGTCACCTTCTATTGCGGCTTCGACCCGACAGCCCCCTCCCTGCACCACGGACACTTGGTCCAGGTGCTCGTCATGCGCCACTTGCAGCTGGCCGGTCACAGGCCCTTGGCGCTGGTGGGCGGCGCCACGGGCCAGATCGGTGACCCGCGTCAGTCAGGCGAACGTCAACTGCAGCCCACCGAGGTCGTGGCGGGGTGGACCGAGCGCCTGCGCGAACAGATCTCGCACTTCCTGTCCTTCGAGGGCGACAATGCCGCCGTCATGGTGAACAACCTGGACTGGACCAGCCAGATGAGCGCCATCGACTTGCTGCGCGGAGTCGGCAAACACTTCCGCATCGGCACCATGTTGGCCAAGGACATCGTCGCGCGGCGCCTGGCGTCGGACGAGGGGATCTCGTACACGGAGTTCTCCTACCAGGTGCTGCAGGCCAATGACTACCTGGAGCTCTTCCGCCGTCACGGCTGCACGCTGGAAACCGGCGGCAACGACCAGTGGGGCAACATGATCGGCGGCGTGGACCTGATCCGCAAGGTCGAGGGCGCCTCCACCCATGTGATGACCACGCCGATCATCACCAAGGCCGATGGCACGAAGTTCGGCAAGTCCGAAGGCGGGGCGATCTGGCTGGATCCCGATATGTTCAGCCCCTACGCCTTCTACCAGTTCTGGCTGCAGGTGGCGGACGAGGACGTCGTACGTTTCCTCAAGATCTTCACCTTCCTTTCTCGTGAGCAGATCGGACAGCTTGAGGTCGAGGTCGCCGAGCGACCCTTTGCGCGCGCCGCCCAGAAGGCTCTGGCGGCCGAGATGACTCGCATGGTCCACGGACCCGATCAGCTCTCACGGGTTTTGGCCGCGACCCAGGCCCTGTGGGGCTCCGGTGACTTGCGCGCGCTGGACGAGGCCACGCTGACCGCGGCGGTCGCTGATCTTCCCCGCGCCACGGTGAGGCTGGGGGAGGGAACCGTGGTCGACGCCTTGGTCGATGCGGGGATCGAGAAGGGACGCGGGGCCGCCCGTCGCACGGTGGCGTCCGGCGGGGCCTACCTGAACAATGTCAAGGTGACCGACGAGGATGCTCCGATCGGGGCGGCCGATGCTCTGGCCGGCTCACTGGCACTGGTGCGAAAGGGACGCCGCACCTTGTTCGTCGTCGAGCTCGTCTGA
- a CDS encoding HAD-IIA family hydrolase: MIPAGVSADELDADALRTLDSLSGPNRDIVARHLVMAGQLIDLDAELAHRHATAAAARAGRIDSVREAAALTAYASGRYEEALREVRAVRRMRGDDSLRAVEADIERALGRPEKAVEIIDATETRGMELSEQVELVLVSSGARADLGLSEVGLVLVDDALAALPEDVDTELIRRLMSVKADRLRELGRDAEADEVEADMPEEEEITEIVDVALFADADVDRKGSDLKGCEDTTLAATYDCALIDLDGTAYAGSEPIDHAAEGVVAAREAGMKTAFVTNNASRTATDVAAHLAELGHPAEPGMVMTSSMDVLALMAEHLEEGAKVLVIGSDGLSTPVKEAGYVLVDSADDEPAAVVQGLDKTLTWERLNEAAFAIERGATFFATNLDASLPVERGQALGNGALVRALQHATGVRPIAAGKPEPGIYLRGAALVHGTNPLAVGDRLETDIKGAVAAGIPALHVLTGVHGARDIILAPRGQRPTYLALDMRGLVQEHPRPKHHKDGTWTCGLSQVARVLRDGTLTLDDVDLFDVAGQEGVTVTLDSYRALAAASWEAGGEGVDVRCPQVRVVDNDDPAGIVEAPEPVEEPSQDETAQSPVEELFAEADALPDAGDEVVTFLPGEEDLEELLRSTEDLAEDDASAPSDEAAEDQDSDGHDGAGESSKATK, encoded by the coding sequence ATGATCCCTGCCGGCGTCTCGGCCGACGAGCTCGATGCCGACGCTCTGCGCACTCTTGACAGCCTCTCAGGTCCGAACCGTGACATCGTGGCACGCCACTTGGTCATGGCCGGCCAGCTCATCGACCTCGACGCCGAGCTGGCCCACCGCCACGCGACCGCAGCGGCCGCGCGAGCCGGCCGGATCGACTCCGTCCGCGAAGCAGCGGCCCTGACCGCCTACGCCTCCGGCCGATACGAGGAAGCGCTGCGTGAGGTGCGCGCCGTGCGCCGCATGCGAGGCGACGACTCCCTGCGCGCCGTCGAGGCCGACATCGAACGAGCCCTCGGCCGCCCCGAGAAGGCCGTGGAAATCATCGACGCAACTGAGACCCGAGGCATGGAGCTTTCCGAACAGGTGGAGCTCGTCCTCGTCTCCTCCGGCGCACGCGCTGACCTTGGACTCAGCGAAGTGGGCCTCGTCCTCGTCGACGACGCCTTGGCCGCGCTGCCCGAGGACGTCGACACCGAACTCATCCGTCGCCTCATGTCGGTCAAAGCAGACCGACTGCGCGAACTCGGTCGAGACGCAGAGGCGGACGAGGTCGAAGCCGACATGCCGGAAGAAGAAGAGATCACCGAGATCGTCGATGTCGCTCTCTTCGCGGACGCTGACGTCGACCGCAAGGGATCTGACCTCAAGGGCTGCGAGGACACCACCCTGGCCGCCACCTACGACTGCGCACTCATCGACCTGGACGGTACCGCCTACGCCGGATCCGAGCCGATCGACCACGCCGCCGAAGGAGTCGTCGCCGCGCGCGAAGCCGGAATGAAGACCGCCTTCGTCACCAACAACGCCTCACGCACGGCTACTGACGTTGCCGCACACCTGGCGGAACTGGGACACCCGGCCGAACCCGGAATGGTCATGACATCGTCCATGGACGTCCTGGCTCTCATGGCCGAGCACCTGGAGGAGGGTGCGAAGGTCCTGGTCATCGGCTCCGACGGACTCTCCACGCCCGTGAAGGAGGCAGGCTACGTCCTGGTGGACTCCGCCGACGACGAACCGGCTGCCGTCGTGCAGGGGCTGGACAAGACATTGACCTGGGAGCGTCTGAACGAGGCAGCCTTCGCCATCGAACGCGGTGCCACATTCTTCGCGACGAACCTTGATGCCTCCCTGCCTGTCGAACGTGGACAGGCGCTCGGCAACGGCGCCTTGGTGCGTGCGCTCCAGCACGCCACAGGGGTGCGCCCCATTGCCGCCGGGAAGCCGGAGCCGGGAATCTACCTGCGCGGCGCCGCACTGGTCCACGGCACGAACCCGCTGGCGGTGGGCGATCGCCTCGAAACCGACATCAAGGGAGCCGTGGCCGCCGGAATCCCGGCTCTGCACGTGCTGACCGGCGTCCACGGAGCCCGGGACATCATCCTCGCCCCGCGCGGACAGCGGCCCACCTACCTGGCCCTGGACATGCGCGGCCTCGTCCAGGAGCATCCTCGGCCCAAACACCACAAGGACGGCACATGGACCTGCGGGCTCTCCCAAGTCGCCCGCGTGCTGCGTGACGGGACACTGACCCTGGATGACGTGGACCTCTTCGACGTGGCCGGGCAAGAGGGTGTGACCGTCACCCTCGACTCCTATCGGGCCTTGGCAGCCGCCTCCTGGGAGGCAGGCGGCGAAGGCGTCGACGTGCGCTGCCCCCAGGTGCGCGTCGTCGACAACGACGATCCTGCGGGGATCGTCGAAGCTCCCGAACCCGTCGAAGAGCCCTCGCAGGACGAGACGGCGCAGAGCCCTGTCGAGGAGCTGTTCGCCGAGGCCGATGCACTGCCCGATGCCGGCGACGAGGTCGTGACCTTCCTGCCCGGAGAAGAAGATCTTGAGGAGCTCCTGCGGTCGACCGAGGATCTGGCCGAAGACGACGCATCGGCACCCTCGGACGAGGCAGCCGAGGATCAGGACTCCGACGGACACGACGGCGCCGGTGAGTCCTCGAAGGCCACCAAGTGA
- a CDS encoding N-acetylmannosamine-6-phosphate 2-epimerase encodes MHPLVEGLKGKLIVSCQAYPGEPMRHPETMAQMAKAAELGGAAAIRCQGLADISAIKGQVKVPVIGLWKEGDEGVYITPTLRHARSCVWAGADVVAIDATRRPRPDGLTFAQVVAALHGEGTLVMADCGSIEDMRMAADAGADILSTTLAGYTGERAKTDGPDLEFLREAVAEFPEHPVICEGRVHTPAQAAAVIEAGAWAVVVGTAITHPLTITGWFRSAVEPGAPAPAGAH; translated from the coding sequence ATGCATCCCCTCGTCGAAGGACTCAAGGGAAAACTCATCGTCTCCTGCCAGGCCTATCCGGGCGAGCCCATGCGCCACCCGGAGACCATGGCGCAGATGGCGAAGGCCGCCGAACTGGGAGGCGCAGCAGCCATCCGCTGCCAAGGACTTGCAGACATTTCCGCCATCAAGGGCCAGGTGAAGGTGCCCGTCATTGGCCTGTGGAAGGAAGGCGACGAGGGCGTCTACATCACCCCGACCCTGCGTCACGCACGCTCGTGCGTGTGGGCGGGTGCGGATGTCGTCGCGATCGACGCCACGCGCCGCCCTCGTCCCGACGGACTCACCTTTGCCCAAGTCGTCGCCGCCTTGCACGGGGAAGGCACGCTGGTCATGGCCGACTGCGGGTCGATCGAGGACATGCGCATGGCCGCCGACGCGGGAGCGGACATCCTGTCGACGACGCTTGCCGGATACACCGGTGAGCGCGCGAAGACCGACGGACCCGACCTGGAATTCCTGCGTGAAGCCGTGGCCGAGTTCCCGGAGCACCCTGTGATCTGCGAAGGCCGTGTGCACACGCCCGCGCAGGCCGCTGCCGTCATCGAAGCGGGTGCCTGGGCCGTGGTGGTCGGCACCGCCATCACCCATCCGCTGACGATCACCGGATGGTTCCGAAGCGCCGTGGAACCGGGAGCTCCGGCTCCTGCGGGCGCTCACTGA